The genomic stretch CGCGACCTTCGTGGTGTTCCCGCTGCTCGGCCTGGCGGCCCGCGGGCTGGTGCCGTACGTGCTCTCGCCCGCGCTGTATCCCGGCTTCCTCTTCCTGTGCCTGCTGCCGTCGACCATCCAGTCGTCGATCGCCTTCACCTCCATCGCCCGCGGCAACGTCGCCGCCGCGATCTGCGCGGGGTCGTTCTCCAGCATCGTCGGGATCGTCCTGACCCCCCTCCTGGCGGCGGGGCTGATCGGCGGCAGCGCCTCCATCAGCGGGCACGCCGTCACCGGGATCGCGCTCCAACTGCTCGCCCCGTTCCTGGCCGGGCAGCTGCTGCGCCGCTGGACGGCGCCCTTCCTCACCCGCCACCGCAAGGCGCTCGGGCTGGTCGACCGCGGCTCGATACTGCTCGTCGTCTACTCCGCGTTCAGCGCCGGCATGGCGGAGGGGATCTGGCACCAGGTCCCGGTGGGGCGGCTGCTCGAACTGCTCGCCGCCGAGGCGGTGCTGCTCACGCTGATGCTCACCGCCACCAGCAGGGGCGCACGCGTCCTCGGCTTCTCCCGCGAGGACCGCATCACCATCGTCTTCGCCGGCTCCAAGAAGAGCCTCGCCTCCGGTCTGCCCATGGCCACCGTCCTCTTCGGCGCCCACGCGGGCCTGGCCGTGCTGCCGCTGATGCTCTTCCACCAGATGCAGCTGATGGTCTGCGCGGTGATAGCGAAACGGTGGGCGGGGCGGCCGGACACTCCAGTACGGTCGGCCGATGAACGACCCGGCGACCTCCCCGAGCCCGACCTCCCCGGCCGCGACAGCCCCGGCTACGGCGGCCCCGCCCCGGAACTCCCCGGCCGGACCGCCGCCGCGGGACCCGGGCAGCGACCTGCGGCCTCCGGAGGCCGAGAACGGTGAGAAGGCCACCCTCCTCAGCTTCCTCGGCTACCTGCGCGAAGCGCTGGTCCGCAAGGTCGAGGGCATGCCGGACACCGCCGCCCGCACCCCCGGCGTGGAGTCCGGCACCAGCCTGACCGGCCTGCTGCGCCACCTCGCCGCCGTCGAGCTGAACTGGTTCGTGTGGTCCTACGAGGGCACCGGTACCGAGCCCCTGGACGACGCCGTGGCCGCCGGCCCCGCCGACACCGTGGCCGAGGCCGTCGCCGCGTACCGGGCCGCGGTGCGCCGCGCCGACGCGGTCGTCGACGCCTGCGACGACCTCGCTCGGCCGGGGGCCCGCTCACTGCGCGAGACCGCCCCGCCGTCCATGCGCTGGGTACTCGTCCACATGATCGAGGAGACCGCACGGCACGCCGGCCACGCCGACATCCTGCGCGAGCTGTACGACGGCGCCGTCGGACGCTGACCTCGGACCCAGCCGGTCGGGCCGGTCGGGCCGGCTGAGATGTCCTTGATCCCCCGCCCTCCTCAGCGGGCCGGGGACGGCTCCAGCGCGATCCGCTCCTCGCCCGCGTACACGTTCATCGAACTGCCGCGCAGGAAGCCCACCAGCGTCAGGCCGGTCTCCTGCGCCAGGTCGACGGCGAGGGAGGAGGGCGC from Actinacidiphila yeochonensis CN732 encodes the following:
- a CDS encoding bile acid:sodium symporter family protein, with translation MLRSVLRRLPVDPYIAALLGTVLLAAVLPATGGGAQVADDAANTAVGLLFFLYGSRLSTREAMDGLRHWRLHLTVLAATFVVFPLLGLAARGLVPYVLSPALYPGFLFLCLLPSTIQSSIAFTSIARGNVAAAICAGSFSSIVGIVLTPLLAAGLIGGSASISGHAVTGIALQLLAPFLAGQLLRRWTAPFLTRHRKALGLVDRGSILLVVYSAFSAGMAEGIWHQVPVGRLLELLAAEAVLLTLMLTATSRGARVLGFSREDRITIVFAGSKKSLASGLPMATVLFGAHAGLAVLPLMLFHQMQLMVCAVIAKRWAGRPDTPVRSADERPGDLPEPDLPGRDSPGYGGPAPELPGRTAAAGPGQRPAASGGRER
- a CDS encoding mycothiol transferase; protein product: MPDTAARTPGVESGTSLTGLLRHLAAVELNWFVWSYEGTGTEPLDDAVAAGPADTVAEAVAAYRAAVRRADAVVDACDDLARPGARSLRETAPPSMRWVLVHMIEETARHAGHADILRELYDGAVGR